From a single Methylosinus sp. H3A genomic region:
- a CDS encoding RloB family protein, translated as MARDRWDLARAKAKREPKRRIIIYCEGENTEPAYFRAFARLYRDTLIKVEPIPAGVPMSVAESAVARARAEGLAKSSRKKPKSSFEEHDQIWAAFDVDEHPNFNEAVALCISEGVRVCRSNPCFEIWLILHETDFDRPDGHKAVCTHLRSLRPEYDPDGAKLCDFDEMIARVERAETRARKLLTRRQDQRTPFGRPSTTAGELTAAIREAAELHRPKR; from the coding sequence ATGGCGCGCGACCGCTGGGATCTCGCACGCGCGAAGGCCAAGCGGGAGCCGAAGCGTCGCATCATCATCTATTGCGAGGGCGAGAATACCGAACCCGCCTATTTCCGAGCATTCGCGCGCCTCTACCGAGACACGCTCATCAAGGTCGAGCCAATCCCGGCCGGCGTGCCTATGAGCGTCGCCGAAAGCGCGGTCGCGAGAGCGAGGGCCGAAGGTCTCGCGAAAAGCTCGCGGAAAAAGCCGAAAAGCTCCTTCGAGGAGCACGATCAAATATGGGCCGCTTTCGATGTCGACGAGCATCCGAATTTCAACGAGGCCGTCGCGCTCTGCATCTCCGAAGGCGTCCGCGTCTGTCGTTCCAACCCTTGCTTCGAAATCTGGCTAATTCTCCACGAGACAGACTTCGACAGGCCCGACGGACACAAGGCCGTCTGCACGCATCTGCGGTCGCTGCGTCCTGAATATGATCCAGACGGAGCGAAGCTCTGTGATTTCGACGAGATGATCGCGCGCGTAGAGCGGGCCGAAACCCGCGCTAGGAAACTATTGACGCGACGCCAAGACCAACGGACGCCTTTCGGGCGCCCGTCCACCACCGCCGGCGAGTTGACTGCGGCAATCCGCGAAGCCGCCGAGCTTCACAGGCCCAAGCGCTGA
- a CDS encoding DUF1013 domain-containing protein, translating to MSNAPLMPKATAVWLVENTSLAFDQIADFCKLHPLEVKGIADGEVAAGIRGLDPITSGQLTREEIARGERDPAYRLSLLVSKVKVPEIKRARGPRYTPLSRRQDRPNAILWLVRNHPELKDAQVMRLVGTTKSTLKAVRERTHWNSAALAPMDPVTLGLCSQIDLDFEVNRAAKDRPASLDEEQGQTLQPAEITTAPHHEPTTTEDVFGKRPPAPPVEEEDHFDADRVFGRLKNVDFDD from the coding sequence ATGAGCAACGCTCCGCTCATGCCCAAGGCGACCGCCGTCTGGCTCGTCGAGAACACGTCGCTCGCCTTCGACCAGATCGCCGATTTCTGCAAGCTGCACCCTCTCGAGGTGAAGGGCATCGCCGACGGCGAGGTGGCCGCCGGCATTCGCGGGCTCGATCCGATCACCTCCGGCCAGCTCACCCGCGAGGAGATCGCCCGCGGCGAGCGAGACCCGGCCTATCGGCTGTCGCTCTTGGTCTCCAAAGTCAAAGTCCCGGAGATCAAGCGTGCGCGCGGGCCCCGCTATACGCCTTTGTCGCGGCGTCAGGACCGTCCCAACGCCATTCTGTGGCTGGTGCGCAACCATCCCGAGCTCAAGGATGCGCAGGTCATGCGCCTCGTCGGCACGACGAAGAGCACGCTGAAGGCGGTGCGCGAGCGCACCCATTGGAATTCCGCCGCGCTCGCGCCCATGGACCCGGTGACGCTCGGGCTGTGCTCGCAGATCGATCTCGATTTCGAGGTCAATCGCGCGGCCAAGGATCGTCCCGCCTCTCTCGACGAGGAGCAGGGCCAGACGCTGCAGCCGGCCGAGATCACGACCGCTCCCCATCACGAGCCGACGACGACGGAAGATGTTTTCGGCAAACGTCCGCCCGCGCCGCCGGTCGAGGAGGAGGATCATTTCGACGCCGACCGCGTGTTCGGCCGGCTCAAGAATGTCGACTTCGACGACTGA
- a CDS encoding ABC transporter transmembrane domain-containing protein produces MTAETVSPEPRSSPEARSWRRAFDALEPLLPYAWRYKVRITLALVALGVAAISTLTLPLAVRGMIDHGFSADDPLAVNVYFGAMVGVVAILALASGTRYYLVMTLGERIVADLRGDFFRHLTLLDASFYDSAKTGELTSRLTADTTQLKSVFGSSVSIALRNLFMFAGAIVMMILTSPKLTGVALTAIPFIVLPLIASARVMRRRSRHAQDQLASASAYATENLAAVRTMQACNAQHVAAERFGAAAEDAYAAARDATQTRALVTSVTIFLAFGSVVAMLWFGAQDVLAGRITTGVLSQFVLYAVLAASSLGELSQVWSEVSAAAGAAGRIGEILAVSPAVAPPAVPLHLPKPVSGRVVFDEVSFSYPGSSGSAAVEGLSFSVAPGERVAIVGPSGAGKSTVFQLLERFYDVSAGAITIDGVDLRALDPVELRGAIALAPQDPVVFGMTVAENIAYGREGVSRGAIVEAAERAQAAQFIAALPRGYDTEIGERGVTLSGGQRQRLAIARAILADAPILLLDEATSALDAENEALVKEALHDVMRGRTTLVIAHRLATVLEASRILVMSGGRIVEEGSHASLVAEGGLYARLARLQFDTSAEAAALEEA; encoded by the coding sequence ATGACAGCCGAAACCGTCTCTCCCGAACCTCGCTCCTCTCCCGAAGCTCGCTCCTGGCGTCGCGCCTTCGACGCGCTGGAGCCGCTTCTTCCCTACGCTTGGCGTTACAAGGTCCGAATTACGCTCGCGCTCGTCGCTCTGGGCGTGGCGGCGATCTCGACGCTCACCTTGCCGCTCGCCGTGCGCGGCATGATCGATCACGGATTTTCCGCCGACGACCCTTTGGCCGTGAACGTCTATTTCGGCGCGATGGTCGGCGTCGTCGCGATTCTCGCGCTCGCCTCGGGGACGCGATATTATCTCGTGATGACATTGGGCGAGCGAATCGTCGCCGATCTGCGCGGCGATTTTTTCCGTCATCTCACTTTGCTCGACGCGTCCTTCTACGACAGCGCGAAAACGGGCGAGCTGACCTCGCGACTGACCGCCGATACGACGCAACTGAAATCCGTGTTCGGCTCCTCTGTGTCGATCGCTCTACGCAATCTCTTCATGTTCGCCGGCGCGATCGTGATGATGATTCTGACCAGCCCCAAGCTCACCGGCGTGGCGCTGACGGCGATTCCCTTCATCGTTCTGCCGCTCATCGCCTCGGCGCGCGTGATGCGGCGGCGGTCGCGCCATGCGCAGGATCAGCTGGCCTCGGCGAGTGCCTACGCCACGGAAAATCTCGCGGCGGTGCGCACCATGCAGGCCTGCAATGCGCAGCATGTCGCGGCCGAGCGATTCGGCGCGGCCGCGGAAGACGCCTATGCGGCTGCGCGCGACGCGACGCAGACGCGCGCCTTGGTCACCTCGGTCACGATCTTTCTCGCCTTCGGCAGCGTCGTCGCCATGTTGTGGTTCGGCGCGCAGGACGTGCTGGCGGGGCGCATCACCACGGGCGTTCTCTCGCAATTCGTGCTCTACGCCGTGCTGGCGGCGAGCTCGCTCGGAGAATTGTCGCAGGTCTGGAGCGAGGTCTCCGCGGCCGCTGGGGCCGCTGGCCGAATCGGCGAGATTCTGGCCGTCAGTCCAGCCGTCGCGCCGCCGGCCGTTCCGCTGCATCTGCCGAAGCCGGTGAGCGGCCGCGTCGTCTTCGACGAGGTCAGCTTCTCTTATCCCGGGAGCTCGGGGTCCGCCGCCGTCGAGGGACTGAGCTTTTCCGTCGCGCCGGGCGAGCGCGTCGCCATTGTCGGCCCGTCCGGCGCCGGCAAGTCGACGGTGTTCCAGTTGCTCGAGCGATTCTATGACGTGTCGGCGGGCGCGATCACCATCGACGGCGTCGATTTGCGCGCGCTCGACCCGGTCGAGCTGCGCGGAGCGATCGCGCTGGCGCCGCAGGATCCGGTCGTTTTCGGCATGACGGTCGCGGAGAATATCGCCTATGGCCGCGAGGGCGTCTCGAGAGGCGCGATCGTCGAGGCGGCCGAGCGCGCGCAAGCGGCGCAATTCATCGCCGCTCTGCCGCGAGGCTATGACACGGAGATCGGCGAGCGGGGAGTCACGCTCTCGGGCGGCCAGCGCCAGCGCCTCGCGATCGCGCGCGCCATTCTCGCCGATGCGCCGATCCTGCTACTCGACGAGGCGACATCGGCGCTGGACGCCGAAAACGAGGCCTTGGTGAAGGAGGCGCTGCATGATGTGATGCGCGGCCGCACCACGCTGGTCATCGCCCATCGCCTCGCCACCGTGCTCGAAGCCTCCCGCATTCTGGTGATGAGCGGCGGGCGCATCGTCGAGGAGGGCTCCCATGCGAGCCTCGTCGCCGAAGGCGGCCTCTATGCCCGGCTCGCGCGTCTCCAATTCGACACGAGCGCGGAGGCGGCCGCGCTGGAGGAGGCCTGA
- the guaB gene encoding IMP dehydrogenase: MTSYARPPLHEALTFDDVLLRPSHSLVMPSQVDISTRLTRDITLNLPIISSAMDTVTEARLAIAMAQAGGLGVIHQNLTPAAQAAEVRKVKRFESGMVVDPITIYPDETLADALALMARYGISGIPVVERGHGEKPGKLVGILTNRDVRFADNMREPVAELMTKQLITVREGVDQEEARRLLHQHRIEKLLVVDEDYRCVGLVTVKDIEKATLHPHAAKDAEGRLRVAAAATVGDRGYERALQLIDAGVDLIVIDTAHGHSQAVLDQVGRIKKISNKVSIVAGNIATREATKALIDAGADAVKVGIGPGSICTTRIVAGVGVPQLTAIMDAAEEAHKAGVPVIADGGVKYSGDLAKAIAAGASVVMIGSLLAGAEEAPGEVFLYQGRSFKSYRGMGSVGAMEAGSAARYFQQDVKESLKLVPEGIEGRVPFRGPVAPILYQLAGGLRAAMGYVGAPTIPEFQAKAEFVRITNAGLRESHVHDVSITRESPNYPTGA, encoded by the coding sequence ATGACATCTTACGCACGACCGCCGTTGCACGAGGCTCTGACCTTCGACGATGTGTTGCTGCGCCCTAGCCACTCGCTGGTCATGCCGTCGCAGGTCGACATCTCGACGCGGCTGACGCGGGACATCACGCTCAATCTGCCGATCATCTCCTCCGCCATGGACACGGTGACCGAGGCGCGGCTCGCCATCGCCATGGCGCAGGCCGGCGGTCTCGGCGTCATCCACCAAAATCTCACTCCCGCCGCCCAGGCCGCCGAAGTGCGCAAGGTCAAGCGCTTTGAGAGCGGCATGGTCGTCGACCCGATCACCATCTATCCGGACGAGACGCTCGCCGATGCGCTGGCGCTGATGGCGCGCTATGGCATTTCCGGCATTCCGGTGGTCGAGAGGGGCCATGGCGAGAAGCCCGGCAAGCTCGTCGGCATATTGACCAATCGCGACGTGCGCTTCGCCGATAATATGCGCGAGCCGGTCGCCGAGCTGATGACCAAGCAGCTCATCACCGTGCGCGAGGGCGTCGATCAGGAGGAGGCGCGCCGCCTGCTGCATCAGCACCGTATCGAGAAATTGCTCGTCGTCGACGAGGATTATCGGTGCGTCGGCCTCGTCACGGTGAAGGACATAGAGAAGGCGACTCTCCATCCGCACGCCGCCAAGGATGCGGAAGGGCGCCTGCGCGTCGCCGCCGCCGCGACGGTCGGCGATCGCGGCTATGAGCGCGCGCTGCAATTGATCGACGCCGGCGTCGATCTCATCGTGATCGACACGGCGCATGGCCATTCGCAGGCGGTGCTCGATCAAGTCGGCCGCATCAAGAAAATCTCCAATAAAGTGTCGATCGTCGCCGGCAATATAGCGACGCGCGAGGCGACCAAGGCGCTGATCGACGCCGGCGCCGATGCGGTGAAGGTCGGCATCGGGCCCGGCTCCATCTGCACGACGCGCATCGTCGCGGGCGTCGGCGTGCCACAGCTCACCGCGATCATGGACGCCGCCGAGGAGGCGCATAAGGCCGGCGTGCCGGTCATCGCCGATGGCGGCGTCAAATATTCAGGCGATCTCGCCAAGGCCATCGCCGCTGGCGCTTCGGTCGTGATGATCGGGTCGCTGCTCGCCGGCGCCGAGGAGGCCCCCGGCGAGGTGTTCCTCTATCAGGGCCGCTCCTTCAAATCCTATCGCGGCATGGGCTCTGTCGGCGCGATGGAGGCCGGCTCGGCCGCCCGCTATTTCCAGCAGGACGTGAAGGAGAGCCTCAAGCTCGTGCCGGAAGGCATAGAGGGCCGCGTGCCGTTCCGCGGGCCTGTGGCGCCGATCCTCTATCAGCTCGCGGGAGGTCTGCGCGCGGCCATGGGCTATGTCGGCGCGCCGACCATCCCCGAGTTCCAGGCCAAGGCGGAATTCGTACGCATCACCAACGCCGGACTGCGCGAGAGCCACGTCCATGACGTGTCGATCACCCGCGAGAGCCCGAATTATCCGACCGGGGCCTGA
- a CDS encoding TadE/TadG family type IV pilus assembly protein gives MRPVSGSARSFAQDRSGNIAIILGLSFAPVVMMIGAGVDYGRIAAARGSLQQAADAAVLAVAKGIVASTTDQQARSQAQVYLTTNYRNGAATVASATIAKDRLSLCITAQAQVATTIMQIARTSTMSTQVTACAALQGGISPTDTYEIALVLDNSGSMRRSTSGTTKMEALRTAATSFVNTMFTKAPSRVKFAITPFAAGVVAVDPTVTSNRALSWIDLAGANSQHWVAFSNGEVDGKGNVDPVKARTDATAAGFTNRFDIFTKLKAIKSSWDWGGCFEQPVYPLNVADTTPTTLDPETLFVPYLAPDEPDTGYDNDYIDDDGSTTTTTRTSSGKKGKGKKTTVTSSTCSDVASGDWSQLTHVCKYKVTAAAGGGDGPNSFCPDSSTQTIMQLNATQTTVTTTIGQLVANGNTNLHEGFMWGWRTISPNPPFSAGRAYATANNHKVIVFMTDGFNNWSSAPDTVTGSSYEAAGYYSYNGTKNKRFPDGTAGNKIDYQTALNAASGSWSDYHDKSREMQDELTLESCANAKAAGVEIFTIGFSIPSDPIDDQGLTLLKNCATNKDHYFAATDAASLNLAFSTIGTGLGSLRLTQ, from the coding sequence ATGCGGCCTGTATCGGGATCGGCTCGCTCTTTCGCGCAAGATCGAAGCGGAAATATCGCGATCATACTCGGTCTGAGCTTCGCGCCGGTCGTCATGATGATCGGCGCGGGCGTCGATTACGGCCGCATAGCGGCGGCGCGCGGCTCGCTGCAGCAGGCGGCGGACGCGGCCGTGCTCGCAGTGGCCAAGGGCATTGTCGCCTCCACCACCGATCAGCAGGCGCGCAGCCAGGCGCAGGTCTATCTCACCACCAATTACCGCAACGGCGCGGCGACGGTGGCGTCGGCGACGATCGCCAAGGATCGGCTGTCGCTCTGCATCACGGCGCAGGCGCAGGTCGCGACCACCATCATGCAGATCGCGCGGACGAGCACGATGTCGACGCAAGTGACCGCCTGCGCGGCGCTGCAGGGCGGCATCAGCCCGACCGACACCTACGAGATCGCTCTGGTGCTGGACAATTCCGGCTCGATGCGCCGAAGCACCAGCGGCACGACGAAGATGGAGGCGCTGCGGACCGCGGCGACGAGCTTCGTCAACACAATGTTCACGAAGGCGCCGAGCCGGGTGAAGTTCGCCATCACGCCATTTGCCGCAGGCGTCGTCGCCGTCGATCCGACGGTGACGTCGAATCGCGCGCTGTCCTGGATCGATCTCGCGGGCGCCAATTCCCAGCATTGGGTGGCGTTCAGCAACGGCGAAGTCGACGGCAAGGGAAATGTCGACCCGGTCAAGGCCAGGACCGACGCCACCGCCGCCGGCTTCACCAACCGCTTCGACATTTTCACCAAGCTCAAGGCGATCAAATCGTCCTGGGACTGGGGCGGATGTTTCGAGCAGCCGGTCTATCCGTTGAATGTCGCCGACACCACGCCGACGACCTTGGACCCGGAGACCCTCTTCGTTCCCTATCTCGCGCCGGACGAGCCGGACACGGGATATGACAATGATTATATCGACGACGACGGCTCGACGACGACCACGACGAGGACGTCTAGCGGAAAGAAGGGCAAAGGCAAGAAGACGACCGTCACCAGCTCGACCTGCTCGGATGTGGCGAGCGGTGATTGGAGCCAGCTCACCCATGTGTGCAAATATAAGGTGACCGCCGCGGCGGGCGGCGGCGACGGGCCGAACAGCTTCTGCCCCGATTCCTCGACGCAGACGATCATGCAGCTGAATGCGACTCAGACGACGGTGACGACGACGATCGGTCAGCTCGTCGCCAATGGCAACACCAACCTCCATGAAGGTTTCATGTGGGGTTGGCGCACCATCTCGCCCAATCCGCCTTTTTCGGCCGGACGCGCCTATGCCACGGCCAATAACCACAAAGTGATCGTGTTCATGACCGACGGCTTCAACAATTGGTCGAGCGCGCCGGACACGGTCACCGGCTCGAGCTATGAGGCGGCGGGCTACTACAGCTACAATGGGACGAAGAACAAGCGCTTCCCCGACGGCACAGCGGGCAATAAGATCGATTATCAGACCGCGCTGAACGCCGCCTCCGGCAGCTGGTCGGATTATCACGACAAATCGCGCGAGATGCAGGATGAGCTGACGCTCGAATCCTGCGCCAACGCCAAGGCCGCGGGAGTCGAGATTTTCACCATCGGCTTCTCGATCCCGAGCGATCCGATCGACGATCAGGGACTGACGCTGCTGAAGAACTGCGCCACCAACAAGGATCATTATTTTGCGGCGACCGACGCGGCCAGCCTCAACCTCGCCTTTTCGACGATCGGTACCGGGCTCGGCTCGTTGCGGCTGACGCAGTGA
- a CDS encoding ATP/GTP-binding protein — translation MLLRFSVANFGSIRDEQQLSMIASALKDEPGGLIETPALRSEKILPSAVIYGANASGKSNLVRALAHMQLLVRNSHRQGEPGAPIPLKPFLLDPTYATKPSVFAIDFVWNGARYAYRFEALGNEFTQESLHVWRGGPVTLLFERERQEFKFGRSLKGRNKVIEDLTRPNSLFLSAAAQNNHEELSEVAGFVSSIHVDANIKSDEIVSVRLAEQGLNAKSINFLKLIGSGISSAQIEEVAIGQKGIEFQSAVVSAFEKLIGYPPPPEVTFGMSEHMRELRLGHQTVDDQTVFLRMSDESAGTIQMLAILEAVFSALDAGHVIVIDEFGSCVHTRASELVLSLFSSKESNPNGAQLIVATHDTNLLNAAGLRRDQIWFTEKDETGATHLYPLSDIETRKGDNLEKGYLQGRFGAIPFAGAAADLLKTN, via the coding sequence ATGCTGCTGCGCTTTTCCGTCGCCAATTTCGGCTCGATCCGCGACGAGCAGCAATTGTCGATGATCGCCTCCGCGCTCAAGGACGAGCCCGGAGGTCTCATCGAGACGCCAGCGCTGCGCTCGGAAAAAATCCTGCCCTCGGCCGTGATCTATGGCGCCAACGCTTCCGGCAAGAGCAATCTCGTGCGGGCGCTGGCGCATATGCAGTTGCTGGTGCGCAACTCGCACCGCCAGGGCGAACCGGGCGCGCCCATCCCGCTGAAACCCTTTCTGCTCGACCCGACCTATGCGACGAAACCCAGCGTCTTCGCCATCGATTTCGTCTGGAACGGCGCGCGCTACGCCTATCGCTTCGAGGCGCTGGGGAATGAATTCACGCAGGAGTCGCTGCATGTCTGGCGAGGCGGACCGGTCACCCTGCTGTTCGAGCGCGAACGGCAGGAATTCAAATTCGGACGCAGCTTGAAGGGAAGGAACAAAGTCATCGAGGATTTGACGCGGCCGAATAGTCTTTTTTTGTCAGCGGCAGCGCAGAACAATCATGAGGAGTTGAGCGAGGTCGCCGGCTTCGTCTCTTCCATTCATGTAGACGCAAATATCAAGTCGGACGAGATCGTCTCGGTACGACTCGCCGAACAAGGGCTGAATGCAAAATCAATTAACTTTCTGAAATTGATTGGCTCTGGTATTTCATCTGCTCAAATCGAAGAAGTCGCCATCGGTCAAAAAGGTATCGAATTCCAAAGCGCTGTTGTTTCGGCGTTCGAAAAGCTCATTGGATATCCACCTCCTCCGGAAGTGACATTTGGAATGTCGGAACACATGCGAGAACTACGGTTAGGGCACCAGACGGTAGATGACCAAACGGTATTCTTGAGGATGTCTGACGAAAGCGCTGGCACGATCCAGATGCTGGCTATTCTGGAAGCAGTTTTTTCTGCGCTCGACGCTGGACATGTCATTGTCATCGACGAATTTGGTAGCTGCGTCCACACGCGCGCATCCGAACTCGTTCTCTCTCTCTTCTCGTCAAAAGAGTCGAATCCGAATGGCGCCCAACTTATAGTTGCGACACATGACACGAACCTATTAAATGCTGCAGGCCTAAGGCGGGATCAAATCTGGTTCACAGAGAAGGACGAGACCGGCGCGACGCATCTCTATCCCTTGAGCGACATAGAGACGCGTAAGGGCGACAATCTCGAGAAGGGCTATCTGCAAGGCCGTTTTGGCGCCATTCCCTTCGCGGGCGCCGCCGCCGATCTGCTGAAGACGAACTGA
- the topA gene encoding type I DNA topoisomerase: protein MNVVIVESAAKAQTINKYLGRDFNVIACYGHVRDLPPKDGSVDPAEDFAMKWESDAKSAKRISAIAEAVKGADKVILATDPDREGEAISWHLLDILKKKKALGDKRIERVVFNAVTKDAIKEAMAHPREIDQALVDAYLARRALDYLVGFTLSPVLWRKLPGARSAGRVQSVALRLVCDRELEIEKFVTREYWSLVAHLKTKAGEPFTARLSGADGKKITRLDIGSGAEAEDFKKALESAAFTIRSVEAKPVKRHPYAPFTTSTLQQEASRKLGLAPAQTMRIAQRLYEGVDIGGETAGLITYMRTDGVDMAPEAIASARKVIAKEYGERFVPKVPRKYTVKAKNAQEAHEAIRPTDLSRLPKHVAKHLEPEQAKLYELIWTRTIASQMESAELERTTVDIDAAVGKRALELRASGQVVRFSGFLELYQEGRDDEADEDGGRLPPMQPGEPATREKIDASQHFTEPPPRFTEATLVKRMEELGIGRPSTYASTLAVLRERDYVRLDKKRLVPEDKGRIVTAFLESFFSRYVEFDFTADLEEKLDKVSNNEIDWKEVLRDFWTDFSGAVDGTKELRTTQVLDSLNDLLGPHIFPAKPDGSNARACPACSAGQLSLKLGKFGAFIGCSNYPECRFTRTLSPPTGDAAEGARPGVRVLGQDPESGAEITLRGGRFGDYVQEGEAEEGEKPKRSSIPKSIKADELTLEQAIRLLSLPREVAKHPESGEPIVAGIGRFGPYVQHGKTYANIGRDDDILSIGGNRAIDLIVTKESGGGGSRFGRSSDPGRTLGDHPQGGAISVKSGRFGPYVNWGKVNATLPKGTDPASLTIEQAVELLAAKASGAGSTSGKSLGDHPQGGAITVREGRYGPYVNHGKVNATLPKGMGVEDVTLDEAIRLIEEKGGPVKAKKAPAKKAAPASKAKAPAKKATAKKDIEESDEVPFADSKPTAKAPTKKAAAAKAPAKKPAKKAVSGK from the coding sequence ATGAACGTCGTCATCGTCGAATCGGCCGCCAAGGCCCAGACGATCAACAAATATCTCGGCCGCGATTTCAATGTGATCGCCTGCTACGGCCATGTGCGCGACCTGCCGCCCAAGGACGGCTCGGTCGATCCGGCCGAAGATTTCGCGATGAAATGGGAGAGCGACGCCAAATCGGCCAAGCGCATCTCGGCGATCGCCGAGGCCGTCAAAGGCGCCGACAAGGTCATTCTGGCGACCGACCCGGATCGCGAGGGCGAGGCCATCTCCTGGCATCTGCTCGACATATTGAAGAAGAAGAAAGCGCTCGGCGACAAACGCATCGAGCGGGTCGTCTTCAACGCCGTCACCAAGGACGCCATCAAAGAGGCGATGGCGCATCCGCGCGAGATCGATCAGGCGCTGGTCGACGCCTATCTCGCCCGAAGGGCGCTCGACTATCTCGTCGGCTTCACCCTTTCGCCGGTGCTGTGGCGCAAGCTGCCCGGAGCGCGCTCGGCCGGCCGCGTGCAATCGGTGGCGCTGCGGCTCGTCTGCGACCGCGAGCTGGAGATCGAGAAATTCGTCACCCGCGAATATTGGTCGCTGGTCGCGCATCTGAAAACCAAGGCCGGCGAGCCCTTCACCGCCCGGCTCTCGGGCGCGGACGGCAAGAAGATCACCCGTCTCGACATCGGCTCCGGCGCCGAGGCCGAGGATTTCAAAAAAGCGCTGGAGAGCGCCGCCTTCACCATTCGCTCGGTGGAGGCCAAGCCGGTCAAGCGGCACCCTTACGCGCCCTTCACCACCTCGACGCTGCAGCAGGAGGCCTCGCGCAAGCTCGGCCTCGCCCCGGCGCAGACGATGCGCATCGCCCAGCGGCTCTATGAGGGCGTCGACATAGGCGGCGAGACGGCCGGTCTCATCACTTATATGCGAACCGACGGCGTCGACATGGCGCCGGAGGCCATCGCCTCGGCGCGGAAAGTCATCGCCAAGGAATATGGCGAGCGCTTCGTGCCCAAGGTTCCGCGCAAATATACGGTGAAGGCCAAGAACGCCCAAGAGGCGCATGAGGCGATCCGCCCGACCGATCTCTCGCGCCTGCCCAAGCATGTGGCCAAGCATCTCGAGCCGGAGCAGGCCAAGCTCTATGAGCTGATCTGGACCCGCACCATAGCGAGCCAGATGGAGTCCGCCGAACTCGAGCGAACCACAGTCGACATAGACGCCGCCGTCGGCAAGCGCGCGCTGGAGCTGCGCGCCTCCGGCCAGGTGGTGCGCTTCTCCGGCTTTCTCGAGCTCTATCAGGAAGGCCGCGACGACGAGGCGGACGAGGATGGCGGCCGCCTGCCGCCGATGCAGCCCGGCGAGCCGGCGACGCGCGAGAAGATCGACGCGAGCCAGCATTTCACCGAGCCGCCGCCGCGCTTCACCGAGGCGACGCTGGTCAAGCGCATGGAGGAGCTCGGCATCGGCCGCCCCTCCACCTACGCCTCGACGCTCGCCGTGCTGCGCGAGCGCGATTATGTGCGGCTCGACAAGAAGCGCCTCGTCCCCGAGGACAAGGGCCGCATCGTCACGGCCTTTCTGGAGAGCTTCTTCTCCCGCTATGTCGAGTTCGACTTCACCGCCGATCTCGAGGAGAAGCTCGACAAGGTCTCCAATAATGAGATCGACTGGAAAGAGGTCCTGCGCGACTTCTGGACCGATTTCTCAGGCGCTGTCGACGGCACCAAGGAGCTGCGCACCACCCAGGTGCTCGACAGCCTCAATGATTTGCTCGGCCCGCATATCTTCCCGGCCAAGCCCGACGGCTCGAACGCCCGCGCCTGTCCGGCCTGCAGCGCCGGACAATTGTCGCTGAAGCTCGGCAAATTCGGCGCCTTCATCGGCTGCTCCAACTATCCCGAATGCCGCTTCACCCGCACGCTGTCGCCGCCGACCGGCGATGCGGCCGAGGGCGCGCGTCCGGGCGTGAGGGTTCTGGGCCAGGACCCGGAAAGCGGCGCCGAGATCACTCTGCGCGGCGGTCGCTTCGGCGATTATGTGCAGGAGGGCGAGGCGGAGGAAGGCGAGAAGCCCAAGCGCTCCTCCATCCCCAAGAGCATCAAGGCCGACGAGCTCACGCTCGAGCAGGCGATTCGCCTCTTGTCGCTGCCGCGCGAGGTGGCGAAGCATCCAGAGAGCGGCGAGCCGATCGTCGCCGGCATCGGGCGCTTCGGCCCCTATGTGCAGCATGGGAAGACCTACGCCAATATCGGCCGCGACGACGATATTCTCTCGATCGGCGGCAATCGCGCCATTGATCTGATCGTCACCAAGGAGAGCGGCGGCGGCGGCTCGCGCTTCGGCCGCTCCTCGGACCCGGGCCGCACGCTCGGCGACCATCCGCAAGGCGGCGCGATCAGCGTGAAGAGCGGGCGCTTCGGCCCCTATGTGAATTGGGGCAAGGTCAACGCCACTCTTCCCAAGGGAACCGATCCGGCGAGCCTGACGATCGAGCAGGCCGTCGAGCTCCTGGCCGCCAAGGCGAGCGGCGCCGGCTCCACCAGCGGCAAATCGCTCGGCGACCATCCGCAGGGCGGCGCCATCACCGTGCGCGAGGGCCGCTACGGTCCTTATGTGAATCACGGCAAGGTCAACGCCACTCTGCCCAAGGGCATGGGCGTCGAGGATGTGACGCTGGACGAAGCGATCCGTCTGATCGAGGAGAAGGGCGGCCCGGTGAAGGCGAAGAAGGCGCCGGCCAAGAAGGCCGCTCCCGCCTCCAAGGCCAAGGCGCCAGCGAAAAAAGCGACCGCCAAGAAAGACATAGAAGAGAGCGACGAGGTTCCCTTCGCCGATTCCAAGCCCACGGCGAAGGCTCCCACGAAAAAGGCCGCCGCGGCAAAGGCGCCGGCTAAGAAACCCGCAAAAAAGGCGGTCTCGGGGAAGTGA